In Strix aluco isolate bStrAlu1 chromosome Z, bStrAlu1.hap1, whole genome shotgun sequence, the sequence CCAGCGCTGGCGCCTCTGGAACCTTATGGAGAAGCCCTTCTCCTCTGTCACTGCCAAGGTGATGGCAGTTGCCTCCAGCTTCTTTGTGCTCATCTCCGTGGTGGCCCTGGCACTCAATACAGTGGAGGAGATGCAGCAGGTAGACCGGAAGAGTGGGGAGAGCCGACCTGTCTTGGAGCACCTTGAGACCCTGTGCATCGCATTCTTCACACTGGAGTACCTGCTGCGCTTGGTCTCTACCCCAGATCTGCGCCGCTTTGCCAGCAGCGTCCTCAATGCAGTAGACCTCATTGCCATCCTGCCCCTCtacctgcagctgctgctcgAATGCTTTGCTGATGACGACCAGCCCCGAGGTCGGGGCTCTCAGCACGAACATGATATCGAGAAGGTGGGACGAGTGGGCAAGGTGGGACAAGTGCTTCGCATCATGCGCCTCATGCGCATCTTCCGCATACTCAAGCTGGCCCGCCATTCCACTGGGCTGCGTGCCTTCGGCTTTACGTTGCGCCAATGCTACCAGCAGGTGGGCTGCCTTTTGCTCTTCATTGCCATGGGCATCTTCGCCTTCTCTGCCATGGTCTACACAGTGGAGCACGATGTCTCCAGTACCAACTTCACCAGCATCCCCCATGCTTGGTGGTGGGCTGCCGTAAGTAAACACGTCTCACCTTACTGAGTAGCCATagaccctccctcccctccccttccttacTAGAATTGCTGACAGTCTTGAAAATAGCAGGCTCAGATCAGTGAACATCTGCTCTGAATCCTGAGCTTACAGGACATATGCACTCactcacgcacacacacacactctcattCACCTCTGTTGTAAGCTTGAATCAAGGCTTAATCAGGCAGTGCTGAAATTTCCATCCAACCAAATGCAGATAGTACTTGCACTTTTAAAGAAGAAGTGGGCaaaaagacaggaaggaaaaacatttcccCATCTAATCCCATTATCagtgttgccaaaaaaaaaaaaaaaaaaaaccagtcaaaaaccccacagctttcATCAGACTAGCTGGTTGCAGGTGGACACaggattttcatttttgttctttttgcagaTCTACTGTGACTCATCATACAACTGCAAGATGATAAAACATAGTTTATTAACTATAGTCTGGTCACTAAAACCTGCAAAGCTGAAGCTGTCCCAGAGCTCTGGCCATTAAAAATGAATTAGGATGAACAGTTGTTTTACACAAGAGATTGtgtaaaatcacaaaaaaatgtgCCTCTTAGGTGGCACATCTAAGGCGCCatgtttgcacacacacacaaaacattgGCAGTTATTTATACTGTGACAGACTTGCAGAGGAATAAATACAAAAAGTAGAATGGCTCAAGGGGTTGATAAGGGGATAAACTGCCTTCTACATCTAGGTCACTGGTTTGAATCCCACATCAGTCAGTACTGGGAGCTGGTTCATGTCACCTTGAATCTTTTTTTGCAACCTCTGCCAGAAAGAGTGTGATTTTAGTCCCATCCCAAGCACTTGGAGTGAGGGTAACTGGCTGAGTTTCAGCTGACAAGCCTCAGAAATGAAGAGAATGACCTAGTTTCTAGAGACTGCCACTGGATTAGTGCTCTAAGGCATTTGGGCTTGTCTCCTTGAGAGGTCTGAACTATCACTGACCTGTACTATACTGTGTTATGTGGAGGGATGTTTTTGAGGCAGCATTTTCCAGGATGTTGTGTTCATATCTTTGAGGGGCATGAAGATTTAGCTGGGAATACAATGTTGCCAGAGTTTAAAGTCCTCCACCTTGCTTAAATGCCTTCTGGCTCAGGCAATGTCCTGATAGAAATATCACATCAACCCAAACTCAGAATTCACATCTAAAGGGTTCGGGAAGCCATTCAACTCCAGACTTGAATTATATTAACACACGAGGTTGGACATACATTCACTTACAGGATGCTAACCAATACTTCTCAAACTGTTGTGAGATCAAACTTATAGTTATATCCTTCAAGGTGAGCTGTGAAGACAAAAGAAACTCTTCTGGGTTTATCAAGACTAACATCAATGGAGAGGGAGGTGCAAGCTATAAGTAAATGCCTAACAGGTAATCTTCATGTGCAAGTATGGCAGTTTCAGAGTTATCATTTTTACAGCAATGTTTTGGCAGGGGGAAGGGTGATTTTATCAAGGGctttggggagagggggaagttgatccctgcctgtgctgctgcctgcagcatttCAGAGCCAGAAAACAACAGCTCTGTTATGCTGCAGAAGTTGTATGTATCTATAGCAGCTTGGACCAAATCAGAGGGTAGCTAGATGTTGCAGAtgttgagagaagggaaagggcCCATACCTTGGCTGCCCATAACTCTAAGGCTTGTTCTAATCTGGCATCAAGTACATTCCGTTTTGCAGCAGCTGATGCTGGCCTCCATAATCCGTTTTTATGGTAAGGCCCCGGGAACACTTCTGACTCCTGGTCCTGGCTATAGGGTTGGCTATGTCCCAGTAGCTTCCCCAAGGAAGGAAGCCCATGCAAATGGACTGGAAAGGAATCGGGAGATCTCACGCTGGTTGATCAGCATAGGCACTGAATGCACCCAGCTGCATATGGGGCCCACAGGACAGCAACCCCAACCCATCCAAGGTTATTTCTCCTGGACAGCAGCCCTGGGAGCCCATGGCCTGCACTTCTAGTTCAGTGATAGCTGATGAGATGTGGTGTTTTCCCACACATATGTTTGTAGTGATTCAGTGCATGGCAGAAAAACAGGCCCTACAGACACACATAGATATTTATGTATGTACCTCCATATATCCTCTAAGCTGGGacatgggaaggaggaaaaaatcaGCGAATAAAGGAAAGGGTCCTGTAACATGACCTTCACAGGTAATCTTTAAGTGGTATACACAGATTAACAAAAAATTCAGGCTTCATACATTACTAGAATAAGGACATTACCCTtatattctgttttctgaatgtgCAGGATATATGTAAAATCTTTAGAGCTCATTTTTGCAAGCTGGTGACACCATAATCATTTAGATACTGCTAAGAAACCTATATGACTATGAGTACATGAAAAAGGCCTATTTAGTTGAGCAAGTGTCTCCAAAAGAGAAGCTGTAGCATACATATTGCTATTCCAAGGCACAAAACTCTTTTAAAAGTCTATTCATTTTTTAAGAGTGAAAATTAAGATATCTGAATCACTCAGATTTCCTTAAAATCCAACAGCATTCAcagtctcacacacacaaaagtatCGCTCCCAAACTGTAACAGGCAATGTAAAAGACTATGCCAGTGGAACAGAACCTTATCACAGGATAATGGTTTTGTCCTGGCTGGTAGAGATAAACATCTTGCCTTCatctcagtatttatttttagagataTTTATCCTGTATTATCATTCAAATCCAGTGACTTAATTTCCACTAAACCAAGTGGCTAATCCTTTTTATTCCACAGGAAACACCAGGTGCATCCTACAAACGTGCTTATGCAGTGCTGTCTCATGTACCCTAATGCTTTCTtcatttgaaataacattttatttagcaTGTTAGGGGATGGCAGGTTGCACCCTGTGACCTTCCAAAGACTTATTTCAGTGCTAAAGCCACAAGGGCATTACATTGAAAGTCCTACTGCCTGTGGTTTATTTCTGACAAAGTTTTAGATTACTATTTCATAGATACACACAGTGTGTTGAgatactgtgaaaaaaattaactaaaattaaTTGGCTGAAAAAGACCCCTTGCACAGACTAGGAAGTGCCAGAAGGCAGAAGCCTGCAAGTTTTACCTGCCAGACAAAAATAAGTTATATTTACtaaatacaaaaattataaaaaatcaAGATATGTGCAGTGCAAGTATATAAATTAGGATTTATGCTCACTGTTTGGGAGTACAACATTCATATGTAACATCCCCACAAGCAAACATACATGAATTTTTGAAACtcagttttacaaaaaaaatgttgcagtACTTGATATAATACCAGGTCCACATAAAACACAGTTCCTTAATACATTCATAGGCTAAAAAGAAGAAGTGCTGATGGCTGAGAATAAAAACGTCTGTGAAACTATGTAGACAGTGGTGGCAAAATATACCTATTCATATAAAGCGAATATACTAAATACTATcactcccacaaaaaaaaatccagaacagtTTAACCAACCCCCAAACTCTTCTTCAAAGGGTATTCAGCAAAAATTTCCCACCTGTGTACCTGTCAGCTAAAACAAACAGGAATATTCCCTACTGAAGGCACACATAGACCTTACTTTTGTAATCTCTGACATACAGCTGAGCAAGAAGATCAAACAATTTAGCACTATAAATATAGATGTTGTGAGCATAGACTGTGAGCAAAAACTTTCAGGCAACAGAGAAAGATCTGTGTTTTTTCCAGAGCTCCTTGTAGGTATGTAACCATTAAAGCGGATTTTATCTAGAAACTTCAAACCCTGGGTCACTTCCTCCTATAGTGcaacattataaaaatatatttcacaatTAGCTGAagcttttcatgtgtttttcatTAGTTCCTAAAATATATATGGTAAACAAAGGTAGTACTCAAAATGCAGCCCACAGAATAAGTCCCAAAATACTGGGCTTTATAAGCACACTGGATTTAGACATAGGGCATCTGTTCCAAGTGACACGATGAGGGAGCCGGGCTACAGTTAGCGCTGGATTTGTGTGGTCAGGGATTCATTTCTATCCGCTCACTACAGCCTGCTGGACAGGCTGGTGTGAAAATTGTTTGGAAATCTCTTCTGAAggacaaagcttttaaaaactctCCTGAATGGTGTCAAACTGCACTGTTGTCTTTCTTTACTGCatgagaggaatttttttttaattagggaTTTTTGCATAAAATGGAGGGTacagaaaaaaaggcatcagATATATGATGCCAAGTGCAAAAACACCACCTTTAAAATTGTCCCTGATCCCTGAACATATCTGTTTGCATGTTTCTTCTCAGCTAATAAGCTGAATGTTGGTTTGCCTATAGGTCAGCATCTCTACAGTGGGATACGGAGACATGTATCCAGAAACTCACCTTGGCCgcctgtttgcttttctttgcattgCGTTTGGAATAATTCTGAATGGCATGCCCATCTCCATTCTCTACAACAAATTCTCAGACTATTACAGCAAGCTGAAGGCCTATGAGTACACAGCTCTCAAGAAAGAAAGGGGGAAGGTGGACTTCACACGGAGGGCCATGAAGAAAATATCTGAATGCTGTGGAGAAGGTGCAACCCACCCTTTGTCACAGCACTGATACAGTTTGTGCTTTGGATATTGGGAGGGAACAgagaagctgaaggagaaagaagaaaaacagatcagCCAAGCTAACTGAAGATAAAGTGAAAAGGCCAAAAGTAACAAAAGTAGATGATGAAATCAGTTTTGAAGGGagttgctttgaaaagaaaaaaggttcagATTACAGCAACAGATTTTGGGGGGGGCTTTGGTAGGCTGTGAGCAGCACTTTTATGTGCTCATCAACTATCTTGAATCACATTCTTCAGATTAACCACCCAGAAATTCTGAATTAGACCCACATGAAGATGTAATGCCCTGCTACTGATTAGACCCACAATAAAGACCCATCATAAtcaaactaaaagaaaacaaattgctGCCATTAAGGGTCAGCCACCACACTGTTGTCAAGGCAGTctcaaaaattaaacaaatagaATGCCCAATATACTGACTGCATTGCTGAAATTGGTTTTGCACCAGCtttcaaaaccaggaaaacaGCCTGAAGTGGTTACCTGCATTTATACTGCTTAAGATTTCATCTGTTATTTCCACTGTCAGATAGCTATGCTTCAttgtttcaatttatttttcaaatgcagtCCTGCACATGATTCCCATTTTCATACCTAGGCAAGCAACACACTGCTTTTAGTAttcctcaccaccaccacctccacatTAATCTTTCACTATGCCAAGAACTAGTGAAGAAGTCTGGAGTCTAAGTTGATAAATGTCATTGAtcaattttgaaaacatttccaaaccAAAACCTTCTTTAGATATAGGATTAAGTGATAAACTAAATTTATTTCACAGGATTTAATGTATCTACTTATTGAATTGTTAGAATAATAGGCCTGTCATGGGACATAAGTgttaaagcagcattttaaaaaaattatcaaatgaAACATGTAATGGATAATACCTCATAAAGACTTTTCATACAAAGGATCTTATCAACACTTATCTGTAaccaattttaaatttaatttagcaTCAAGATACTTTGGTACATACAGTCATTAAGGACACAATTCTGACACCTTAGCTCACTCCCAGTAGTACCTTGCTTCCTAAGATTACCAAGCCTTTTTGCACAGCTGGATGCAATTTTTCATGCATCAGAAACTCACCCCAAAACCTATGAAACAAATAACAACCACAACAACGGCAATTAAATGAAATCAGAGTTTCATGAATTAGTTCACAGCATATCAGAAGTATTCTTTTCAGGTAAGAGCAGTCATACCAGTTTAGAAATAGTAACCTGAAAAACAGATCTGAAAAAATAGTTACTTTATCGGTACCTAgatacaaaaacatttaaaaaaaagaaacaatagtaACAGTCACTGATAGGGCCCATGGCTGTTATTCAGCAGCACTCTCGCTGCAAACCAGCCTAATAGTAGAggtgcattttaaaattcttgaacTCTCACGTTGTGTCTGTGCTACTCTGCTGAATACAAATGGCCGCATTCAAATCTCAGAGCCACACTTGAGACAATGATGTGAAGCTCACTCTTGGGACAGCTGAGGGTGAAAAAGTTCATTAATTTTGCCACATCCATGCAAATTGTGTCAAGCGTAGGGACATTTCTCCTTTCAATGGTGAGAAGGTAATTAGTAACCAAGTTGCTCTTCTCATTCTCTACCTCCAGACAAACGTATCATAGGCCCATCTGTCATTTTGTTCTTTAGGAATGACAGTCAGCACATTGTGTGCTGATCAGCTCTGTTAAAAGCTCAACCATGTCTTTAAGGCACAGCTGAGTCCTGGGAGATGAATGTGATAGATGTTTACTGTTCTGGACTGCACACAATGCAGCAGACACAATCCTGGCACTCACTGAGAAGAATAGCTGCTTTACTTTGGCTCTAGGGATGGCACAAATTTGCATGGTCCTTCTGCACAGCAACAGGATGAGGACCTTCCTGAAACCACAGGAAGCTTCTCTCTTAGAGCTCCATTACAGTTCAGTGAGGTGGCAGGTTACAAGCATGCAAAAACACAACTGGGCTTTCTTTTCAACATGCAGCTTGGGTTAGATCCATTAAAAGGACATCAATATTGGTGATTAGCCAACTTTCCAAGATATGGGAGACCctaaattaatttccttgtcTGAGGGAATCAGTACTTGCACTTACCATGCAGATGTGATGCAGATGCCCAGGCTTGCATGGCAAGCTCAGCAGCTTCTTACCACCTAGAGAAATCCAGAGCCTGAGCACTTACTCTGCTGAGGCGGGACTTCCTCATAGTCTCAGACTTGGTACAAACCACCAGCCTCATTTTCCACCTCACTTGCCTCACCTCACCATCATTCAAGTAGATGTTCTTCAAGACATATAAGGGAATAGGCTTTCCACATAAAACATGGGCAGGAGAAAAAGGACTGTTTTCTGTTAATCAAGAGTCAAAATCGAATGTCCTCAGTGAGTGCTTTCTTATCTGTCCAACAAGATTTTAATACACAAGCCCCATACTACTTCTCTAACAGCTTGGAGTGGGCGTCTCCCACCCCTCTAGCTGAAGCTGCTCCACTTTGCACTGAGTAAATATTGACCCACTGGGTGATAGTAAAAGTAAGACTGTACAGCTTGATGTTTGCAGCACTTGGCTGGGTGGAAAGGTGTGGGTCACAGGCCCTGCTTCAATAAAGAGCTGTGAAAGTACCCTGACCAAGCACTAAAATTCTCCCACTCACTCACTGTCCTCTGGTTCAAGAAATCTTTGGTTGAAGGATTTAGTCCAGAAGGACTCCAGAATCAGTTCCTGCACACTGCAGCCAGCCAAAAGTAAAACTCTTACTCAGACTACCCAACAAGCTACTGGCCATGGGTCAAAACACTTCTTGACATGGAGAAGATCAGTTTTTGTGCCCTCAGGAGAAGATGACATTAAAAGCAGTACCACCAAGTCCCATCTGGGTGCTCTGAACACCAAGGCCATCACACCTTGGGCAGCTCAGCTTACCTAGTGACTGCCTCACTCACTTAATGCACTTTGCCCCCTCATCCCTCTGCCACCCCATCCCACCATCTCACTGATGGCAGCTTTGGCACTTTTTTGATTCCTCTATGCACTGACTCAGCACACAGATGTGACAGTCTGGGGGAGCAGGTTTAGATCCTTGATTGATTCATGACCTAGCTCAGTTTAGAGAGCTCTGACTAATGTTAGAGCCAACACAAGACATATGGTAGAATTGTGCAATCTGGAGGACAGACCTCTGGCAATTGCCACATGAAATATTAAGCGGAAGAATACACaaagtttctgtttttctgttttgtagtaTCTGGCTCACATTCCCTGTTGCATCCAGCAGGTGAATGGGTTCTTAGTGGAGTAGGGCATTTTCCAGCAAACTGGAAGTTagtgtttaggttttttttttttcaattaaagaCCCATCATTTGCTTCTCTGGAATACATTATGCAGCTTTCTGCCTTGTGTCTTAACTAATCTTATTTTAGGGGTGAGAAGCATAGGTCTGTGCATTTCAATAGGAAAGTGTATGCCTAAAGTTGAGGCACCACTATACAGCCAGACACTGTCCTGCATGCCCAAAGCTCTGCCAGTACCAGCATGTTCTGTGGATGGCTACTAGCAAGGTCCTCCCACAAGGTCCTCTCCCCCTGCAAGAGCCTGTCTGAGTCTCATACCATACAAAGAGGACCTCTACCCATctcagaggaaggaaagagtTCATATTCCCACAGAGCACACTTCTGACAACCTGCAGAAGGCTGGCCAAAAACTGTATCAGCTGGTTTTGAAATAGGATGCAGCACTATTAACATTTCTTTGTTGACACAATGGTTCCTTCTGAGAAGGACTCTCAGTTGATTTATTTTGCCACATCCACTAAGACTTTTGGTGGTATCATCACTGTCCCTCGTTTACTCAAATGAAACAGTCAAATCGTACACATGATGAGATCTAAAAACAATGCGAGAGACATGATTGTCTTAGTTACTTGAATGCCATGGGGCTTCAACAATCAAAAGATTTCAGAATAACCACATCAAGGGAAAATATGCTTAAACACAAAGAAGATGGGCAATACTAATAAAGTTAAAGTAGATAGGGTTTGTTTCATGAGATGTAATTTTGGCACAGGTAAGGGTTTGGGGAAACAGGGTAAAGGATTCCAAACCACTGAGAAATTAGAAACCTCTCTGAATGTGGCCATGCTAAAGTCTTCTGTTTTAACTAATTGCAGATATCAATGAGCCCCAGAGCgagaaggaaaaaatgttctaTCATTATGTTTCACTACAGATTTAGCAAACATGGTGTCTCTGGTACGCAAAGAAACAGTCTGTTTATCTGGATGGCCTGGCTTCATTTTAGGACAACTAAGTGTTGCTTCTTCTATTCATTTTAGGCCTGGGAATTACTTTAGaaaaatggagggggggggggggggggggaagaaaaaaataaaagaagaaaataaaaaagaaggaaaaaaggaaaaataaaggaaaaaacaaaaagaaaaccaggggTGGGGGTGGTAGAAATCTAGAGTCTCCCTACATGAAACAGTGGAAAGAATTCCAATTAGAATATACTTTTGCACAAATCCTTGTCTTAGAAGAACGtaacatttttaatgcaattcaGCAGCTGTTTGCTTTTCTCATTCAGAAAGATAGCACTTAAAGGGGTAGCTACAGTAAGTCACAGATTAATAGGCATCTGGTGCTATTCCCATGCTTCTAAGGCAAATAGTAATATTCAGTCTTTAAATATGTGTAATTTTAAAGATTATAAACTAGGCATACATCAAagtttttggagaaaaataatggCTATCAATAAACCTAGGAAGGAGAAATTGCCACGTGGCTTAAAAAACAGCTTCAACTGTTTAGAACATTATGGTTTTATGTTATGTAAAAATATTTGATTCATGTATATCTGATATTTACAAAACCTTTATTAATGTCTTTATTCAGTAGTAGAGAAATTACATGGCATTTGACTGTAATCCAGCTCTTTATCTTGGATTAAAAAAGGGAAAGGTCAGAGGTACTAGCTTTTTATGTACTTAGGTAATTTAATGGAAATTTGctgagaaaaattaaagcattctACAGGTAGCTTCTGAGATAGAGATTatcaagatttttaaataaaacttgtcAGAGCAATTCTACTCTATAAAATGACTCCGTACTGTCATTCTAACTTCTGAAGCAGATTTCCTCCATTTATAAGCAAAAGCATTTTCCCTCTATTAATAACCAGATAAACAAGTACCATACTTAAAGTCAGTCTTTCACTACTACTAATAACTGTTTGTCAGGCCACCATGTACCCATGCAACACTATCATCCCCTTCGCCAGTTCTGGCAGAGGAAACTGCCTGAAAAGCACTTCTACTACCAGCTGGCAAAGAGAAGGCAGAACCTGCTTCAGCTGCAGAGCTAACATAGCTCTACATGGCTAAAACCAGCTAGCACTGCCACTGAAAATGTCTGTCTGCAGAGGAACTTTTCAAAACCCATATAAGAACAGCCTTACTCAgtaggacactttttttttccttaccaaaaACTATGTATGGAGGCGAAGGCATGGACTGCAGATGAGTGCAACAGCCCACCCACAACAGAAAGGCTGGGCTCTGAGGTCGAGTCGTTGTGATCAAGTCCTGGCATAAATCGGATCCACACTGACATCAAAGGGAGGGACTTCATGCTTCTCAAGTCTGCTCCAGCCAAGTCTTGAGGGTCAGGCTGGTCTGACTTTCCAGTATATTAACATCCAAATACTTCATTTGggtaaacaaacag encodes:
- the KCNV2 gene encoding potassium voltage-gated channel subfamily V member 2; translated protein: MLQFNMQRQFPFLKHKDKETETPNVLQQPDKGKDNEGMHVDKQSDFSATAPLNSQPLLLLGPEGNYNYYVDDEDEEEEEKEQGKWPSGDPFEGENKPSSSIPCSPAFSSGAPTTASTSSVLNINVGGQSYRLTYQAVAIYPKTRLGRLATSTDRRCQLGLCDDYTAQVDEYFFDRDPAVFQLVYNFYASGVLRVRDELCPRSFLEELSYWGVRLKYTPRCCRICFEERRDELSEQLKVQRELRSQAEAQENEQLFHHMRYYGPQRWRLWNLMEKPFSSVTAKVMAVASSFFVLISVVALALNTVEEMQQVDRKSGESRPVLEHLETLCIAFFTLEYLLRLVSTPDLRRFASSVLNAVDLIAILPLYLQLLLECFADDDQPRGRGSQHEHDIEKVGRVGKVGQVLRIMRLMRIFRILKLARHSTGLRAFGFTLRQCYQQVGCLLLFIAMGIFAFSAMVYTVEHDVSSTNFTSIPHAWWWAAVSISTVGYGDMYPETHLGRLFAFLCIAFGIILNGMPISILYNKFSDYYSKLKAYEYTALKKERGKVDFTRRAMKKISECCGEGATHPLSQH